The DNA sequence AAAATAATATTATTTGGAAAGTAGAAAGCAATGGTGTCCTCATTGAAATGAAATTAAGCTTACCGAAAGACGACCCATATGAGCTATGGGAAGTGAAGGTGAAAAACCTTTCAAACAAGAAAAGGAAATTAAGTATTTATCCTTACTACACTGTAGGTTACATGTCTTGGATGAATCAATCAGGAGAGTATTTAGAAGATATACAAGCAATTGTTTGTTCCTCTATCACTCCATATCAAAAGTATCAGGACTATGCAAAAATAAAGGAATTGAACGACAAAACATTCTTATTAGCAGAGAAGAAGCCTTTTTCTTGGGAAGTAAGTCAAGAAGTGTTTGAAGGTGAAGGTGGGATAACGCTACCAACTGGCATTCAAGAAGAAGCTTTGTCTAAAAGCGATTCAAGATACGAAATGCCTACAGCAGTTTTCCAATATAAATTAGAAATGGATGTAAATGAAGAGCAATCATATCGTTTCGTATTTGGACCTGCGAAATATGATGAAGATGTTACTGCTGTGCGGAATAAATACTTTGAAGCTGAGAATGAGGCAGGAGAAGACGGCTTCGTTTTAGCAGAAAAAGAATATGCAAAATACATAGCTGAAGGTAGTGGCTGTCTGCAAATAAAAACGCCTGATGCGCATTTAGATAACTTTGTTAACCATTGGTTACCGAGACAAATATATTATCACGGTATCACAAATCGATTGTCGACTGACCCACAAACGCGTAACTATCTCCAAGACAACATGGGGATGAGCTATATTAAACCGAGTATTGCCCGTCATGCATTTGTTCACGCGTTAAGTCAACAAGAATCAAGTGGAGCGATGCCAGATGGGATTACGATCCATGAGGATGCCGAGCTTAAGTATATTAATCAAGTACCTCATACGGATCACTGTGTGTGGCTTCCTATCTGCTTAAGCACTTATTTAGATGAGACAAATGATTATGCGATTTTAGATGAGGTTGTTCCATTTGCAGACGGAAATGAAGAAGCAACCGTAATGGAGCATATTAATCGTGCGATGTATTGGCTCATCAACGACAGAGATGAAAGAGGCCTAAATTATATTAACCAAGGAGATTGGTGTGACCCAATGAATATGGTTGGTTATAAGGGGAAAGGTGTCTCTGGGTGGCTAACAACTGCCTCTGCATACGCATTTATGATTTGGGCAGATATTTGCGAGAAAAATGGATTGCAGGATAATAGCGAAAAATTTCGTCAAGAAGCGGACAAATCAAATGAGGTCATTAATAAATATTTATGGGATGGCGAATGGTATGCACGAGGAATAACAGACGATAATGTTGTCTTCGGTATTAGTAAGGATAAAGAAGGCCGCATCTTCCTTAATTCACAGGGGTGGGCACTATTAAGTGGTGCTGCTGATGAGGTCAAAAAAGAAAAACTACTGAAATCCGTCGTTGATCAATTAGAATCACCTTATGGAGTAGAAATGCTAGGACCAGCATATACAGCAATGCGTGAGGATGTAGGTCGTGTTACACAAAAGCATCCAGGTTCTGCAGAAAATGGTTCAGTATATAACCACGCAGCTGTATTTTACATTTATGCCCTCTATACAGCTGGGGAAACTGAAAATGCTTACCGTTTATTACGCAAAATGATTCCTGGACCAGACCTCGATGATATTATTCAAAGAGGACAACTGCCCGTATTCATCCCTAATTATTACAGAGGAGCATATAGAACAATCCCAAGAACAGCAGGGCGCTCAAGTCATTTATTTAATACAGGAACCGTTTCGTGGGTTTACCGTTGTATCGTAGATGGATTATTTGGAGTTCAAGGGGCAAAAGATGGCCTTCGCATCCAACCACAGCTACCTGCTGATTGGCAAGAAGCTTCTGTTACTCGCTCCTTCAGAGGAGCAGACATAGAAATCGACATTCGAAGAGAAGCAGGAATCCGAGAAACGGAGTTATATGTGAATGGAGACCTTGTTGAAGGAAACGTTATGAAAGACTTGAAGTCTGGTGAAAAATATAAAGTATTAGTAAAAGTACAATAAAGTAAAAGTAAAACAGACATTTTTAAGTAGATGTCTGTTTTGCTTTTTTTATGCGACCCTATAAGATACGTAACTTGTATCTCAGTGCATGGATAATTATAATAGAGTTTGTGGAAAATTTTCGAAGACTGTAGAAAATAAAGAAAGAGGGTAAAAAAGATGAAATTAACAAAATTATTGTTAGCTTTATTTGTAGCAATGGCTCTATTACTAGTTGGGTGTAACCAAGATGATAGTGAAGAGAACACAACACCAATTACAAATGATCCTGTTAATAATACAGCTAGCGAAGATGCAAATGAAAATGCAAGTGCAAACGAGTCAGATGAAGTGAAAGTAACG is a window from the Evansella cellulosilytica DSM 2522 genome containing:
- a CDS encoding GH36-type glycosyl hydrolase domain-containing protein; translated protein: MIRSTENNEYYELTSPTKIPKASGFLWNDNMMIHMNCRGYAVAQFMQPEPAKYSHSPNLEAKTFMQPEQPYYAHHPGRFVFVKDEENGDIFSAPYEPVRVLPDNYTFAVGKNNIIWKVESNGVLIEMKLSLPKDDPYELWEVKVKNLSNKKRKLSIYPYYTVGYMSWMNQSGEYLEDIQAIVCSSITPYQKYQDYAKIKELNDKTFLLAEKKPFSWEVSQEVFEGEGGITLPTGIQEEALSKSDSRYEMPTAVFQYKLEMDVNEEQSYRFVFGPAKYDEDVTAVRNKYFEAENEAGEDGFVLAEKEYAKYIAEGSGCLQIKTPDAHLDNFVNHWLPRQIYYHGITNRLSTDPQTRNYLQDNMGMSYIKPSIARHAFVHALSQQESSGAMPDGITIHEDAELKYINQVPHTDHCVWLPICLSTYLDETNDYAILDEVVPFADGNEEATVMEHINRAMYWLINDRDERGLNYINQGDWCDPMNMVGYKGKGVSGWLTTASAYAFMIWADICEKNGLQDNSEKFRQEADKSNEVINKYLWDGEWYARGITDDNVVFGISKDKEGRIFLNSQGWALLSGAADEVKKEKLLKSVVDQLESPYGVEMLGPAYTAMREDVGRVTQKHPGSAENGSVYNHAAVFYIYALYTAGETENAYRLLRKMIPGPDLDDIIQRGQLPVFIPNYYRGAYRTIPRTAGRSSHLFNTGTVSWVYRCIVDGLFGVQGAKDGLRIQPQLPADWQEASVTRSFRGADIEIDIRREAGIRETELYVNGDLVEGNVMKDLKSGEKYKVLVKVQ